From the Streptomyces nodosus genome, the window CGACTGACCGAGACCTTCGGGGTCGACCCGGGCTTCTTCTCCGAACGCGACACCTCGCGCCTGGTGGCCGACCTCCGCGAGGCGCTCGCCGGTGAACTCGCCGAGTCCCGGATCTCCGCAGCCGACCTGACCGAACTCGCCTCGCGCCTGCCCGGGGTCGCCCGCACCCTGCTCGACCTCGGCCGCCGCAACCAGCTGCTCGGGGAGCGTCTCGCCGGGGCCACGGACGGGCGCGGGACCGGCCCCGAACAGCCCCGCTCACCCCATGAGGAGATCAGGGACTTCTTCTACCGCCGCCAGAACTACCTCCATGACACCGACCTCGCGGCGGAGGAACTCGCCCATGAGATCGGCATCCGCCCGGGCGAGGTCGTACGGGCCCTGGCCGCCCGCCTGGCCGGCCGCCATGACGTCCGGCTGGACGGCGAGAGCGGCGACCATCTGCACCACTACGACCAACCGACCCGGACCCTGCACCTCTCCACCCGTCTGCGCCCCGGTCAGCGCGCCTTCCGGATGGCCACCCAGCTCGCCCTGCTCGAGTACGGCGACGGACTCGACCGCCAGGCCGCCGAGGACTTCCCGCCCGGCTCACCGGCCCACGCCCTGGCGCGCATCGGCATCGCCCACTACTTCGCCGCGGCCCTGATCCTGCCCTACAGTGCCTTCCACGCGGCCGCCGAAGAGGTGCGCTACGACATCGAACGCCTCACCGACCGCTTCGGCCTCGGCTATGAGACCGTCTGTCATCGTCTGAGCACCCTTCAGCGCCCCCGCCTGCGCGGTGTGCCCTTCTCCTTCGTCCGGGTGGACCGGGCCGGCAACCTCTCCAAGCGGCAGTCGGCGACCGGTTTCCACTTCTCCCGGGCCGGCGGCACCTGTCCGCTCTGGAACGT encodes:
- a CDS encoding short-chain fatty acyl-CoA regulator family protein is translated as MSKTYAGVRLRRLREERRMSQAELARVLGISPSYLNQMEHDSRPLTVPVLLRLTETFGVDPGFFSERDTSRLVADLREALAGELAESRISAADLTELASRLPGVARTLLDLGRRNQLLGERLAGATDGRGTGPEQPRSPHEEIRDFFYRRQNYLHDTDLAAEELAHEIGIRPGEVVRALAARLAGRHDVRLDGESGDHLHHYDQPTRTLHLSTRLRPGQRAFRMATQLALLEYGDGLDRQAAEDFPPGSPAHALARIGIAHYFAAALILPYSAFHAAAEEVRYDIERLTDRFGLGYETVCHRLSTLQRPRLRGVPFSFVRVDRAGNLSKRQSATGFHFSRAGGTCPLWNVYEAFAAPGRIHVQIAEMPDGQRYLWTARAVTRHRGGWGEPGKTYAIGLGCEIRHAHRLVYSDGLDLTNASAATPIGMGCRVCERLDCPQRAAPPLGHPLRIDQHTSTFVPYPVAGPET